The sequence AGTATATTAACAAACGGTTCAGGTCGATTCGTCGTGAAGGACTGCCATGTTCACCACGCTGTTCCTGTTCGGCGCCGTCGCGCTCTGCGGGGTCGGGGCCACCGTCTTCCAGCTCCCTCGAGACGGCCATCGGCGCGTGCCGACCAGGCGGTACCGCACCCTGCCCTGAGGCCGGCTGCGGGTAGACCCCTGCGGGGTGGGAGGCCGCCGATTCGGTGCTCGCGCTGACGACGGTCGCCCGGCGGTCCAGCAGGCTCTGTTCTCGGAAAGACTCTGTGCTCGGAGTTCTGTGCGCAGAAAGGTTCTGTGCTCAGAAAGGAGGTGTGACATGTTCACGATCATGTTCGTGCTCGGCGCGCTCGCCGTGGCGGCGGTCGCCGCCACGCTGGTGCAGCTTCGCCGCGACGGCTACCGGCCGCTGCCCACCCGCTTCGCCTGAGTCGTCGACCGACCCTTCGCCCGGGGAAATAGGGCGATCGCCCGATGGGGAGCAGGTGCCTTAGCGAGGACGCTGGAGGCATCGAACCCCAGGAGGGCACCATGCAGCACTCGGCAGAACTCCTCGTCATGCACCTCCACGACGCCGACCTCCGGCACGCCGAACAGGAGCTGGAGCGCCGTCGTCAGGCGGGCGAGCGGGCTGCCGCCGACGGTGACTCGCCCGAGGCATCCGTCACGCGTCGTCGTCATCGTCCGGCGGCGCGCACCCCACGCCTCGCGCTCCGGTGACCGGCGCCGCGGGCGAGGCCCGGGCGGTCGCGGGCCGCGCCGATGTCGGTGGCCCGTGGCACCATGAGCAGGTGACGACGTCGGTGTCGAGCCCCGAGATGGTGGGCCGGCAGGCCGACCTGGCCTGGCTCGAAGGATTGCTGGTGGCGGCGCGCGAGGGCGCGCCGCGTACCGCTGTGCTCGGCGGTGAGGCCGGTATCGGCAAGACGCGCCTGCTGCAGGAGTTCACGCGCGGGCTGGGCGGCGACGTCCGCGTGCTCGCGGGCCAGTCGGTCGACCTCGGCGAGGTCGCCGCACCGTACGCTCCCGTGAAGGCGGCGCTGCGGGCCCTCGTCGCCGAGGTGGGCGCCGAGGCCGTGCTGGCCGCGGTCGGGCCCGGCCGTTCGGCGATCACGGCGTTACTGCCTGAGGTGGCGACGGGCGAACCGGGCCGAGACGCCCCGGTGCCGGGCGGCGCTGCCGCCACCGGCCAATTGCATGAGGCGATCGCCGTGCTGCTCGAGACGCTCTCGCGCGAGCGGCCGATCGTGTTCGTCGTCGAGGATCTGCACTGGATCGATGCGGCCTCGCTCGCCCTGCTGCGCTTCCTCATGCGGGCGCTCACCGCCAGCCGCGTCCTGATCGTGCTCACCTATCGCACCGAAGACGTCGGCCGCGGGCACCCGGTGCGGGCGTTCCTCACCGAGGCCGAGCGCGACCGGGGCGTCGACCGCCGAGAGATCACGCGACTGAGCCGGGCGCAGGTCCGCAAGCTCGCCCGACTGCTCACGGGCGAGGCGACCGACGGCACGACCCCGGCCGAGGCGATGATCGAGAACCTGTTCCTGCGCAGTGAAGGCGTGCCGTTCTTCGTTGAAGAGCTCATCGGCATCGACGGCTGCCGCGACGAGTCCGGCCTGCCCGACACGCTTCGTGACCTCCTGCTCGTGCGGTACGAGCGGTTGAGCGAGACCGCGCAAGAGCTGCTCCGCCTGATCTCCACCGGTGGCGTCCGCGTCTCGCACACCCTGCTGTCCGCCGTGTACGTCGGTTCGCCCGCCGAGCTCGATGCGGCCGCGCGCGAGGCGGTCGTGGCGGGCGTGCTCACGATCGACGGCGACGACTACGCGTTCCGCCACGCCCTCGTGCGCGAGGCGATCCTCGCCGACCTGCTGCCGGGTGAGCGCGCGCGGTTCCACGCCAGGTACGCCGAGGCCTACGAGCTGGCCTCCGCGACCGGCACACGACGGCTGGCGGCCGAGATCTCGTTCCACTGGCTCGGGGCGCACGATGCGGTGCGGGCGTTCCCGGCGACGATCCAGGCCATGCGCGAGGCGCGGGCCGCAGCGGCCTACGCCTCGGCCGCGCAGCTCGGCGAGCGGGCCATCTCGCTATGGGAGGTGGTCCCCGACGCCGAACGGGTCGCCGGAATGGGCAAGATCGAGCTCATGGGGCGTACCGCCTCGCACCTGCGCAATGCCGGCGAGAGCGAACGGTCGCTCGCCCTCGTGCGCGCGGCGCTCGCAGAGTGCCCCGACGACGACGCCCAGGTGCCGCGCCTGCTCCGGGACCAGGCGCTGGTGCTCTCGAGCCTCGGTCGGCCGGGCTCGGCCGAATTGCTGCGGGAAGCCCTCGAACGGCTCGAAGGACTCGACGATCCCGTCTCCCGCGAGTTCCGCGCCACGGTGCTGATCGCTCTCGCGGGTCGGCTCATGATCGCGGGCGACTTCGGTGCCGCGGTGGGTGTCGCCGAGGAGGCGCTCGCGCTCGCGACCGAGGTCGACGCACCGCGGGCCGTCTCCGTCGCGAAGAACATCCTGTCGGTGAGCCGCGCCGAGCGTGGCGAGGTCGCCGAGGGGCTCGAGGGGCTGGAAGCCGCGCGCGAGCTCGCGCGCGGCGATGGGTCGGCGCTGCTGCGGTACTGGACGAACGCGAGCGACCTCCACTACCTCGTCGGCGCCCTGCACCAGGCCGTGCGCACGGCCGAAGAGGGGCTCGCCCGTGCTCGCGAGCAGGGCCTCGAACGTAGTTCGGGTGTCATCCTGGCATCCAACGCGGTCGATCCGCTCTTCGCGCTCGGCGACTGGGCGCGAGCGGACTCGCTGATCGAACGGGCGCTCGGCCTCGACCCGCCGACGTCGTTCACGGTGTATCTCATTCGTGCCCGCATCTGGTCGCTCGTCTGGCGCGGCGAGCTCGACGAGGCATCCGAGCTGTACCGCGCGTCCCGACCCGAGATGTCGCAGGTGATGTCGCTCGAGATGCAGGCTCGTCTCGCGGTCGGCCGGGTCGCGACGGAGCTCGCGCTCGAGACCGGCGACGTCGCAGGCGCGTGGCGCGAGGTCGCGCAGCTCATCGATGAGCCACTGCTGCCGCATCCCGGGTACGCCCTTCCCTATCTCTGGGCGGCGGCGCGCGTGCTCGCCGAAGCGCGTCGCGTCCCCGATTCGGTGCCCGAGCTCGCCGGAGATGGCGGGCGTGAGGCCGAGGCGGCGCTCCGCGATCTGCTCGTGCGGGTCTCGTTCTGGCCCACCGCATCGGTGTGGGCCGCGTTCTTCGAGGCCGAACTGGTCGATCCCGCCGACCCAGACGCGCGGCGCCAGGCCTGGAACGCGGCACGTGAGGCGGCCTCCGCGCCCGAGACGCCGGTGTTCCTCGAGCCGTACGCACTGCTGCGCCTCGGCGAGGCCGAGCTCGCCGCGGGTGACCGCACCGCCGCGCGCGACGGGTTGCAGGCCGCATTCGAGCTCGCCGATGCGCGCGGCGTGGGTCTCGTGCGTACGCGTGTGGCCGAGATCTCTGCGGCGGCCGGCCTCGCCGTCGGCGACGGCGGCGGGCCGCGGCGGCCGACCGGATCCGATGCGGCGGTCGAACTCACCGCCCGCGAACGTCAGGTGCTCGAGCTGATCGCCGAAGGCCTCAGCAACAAGCAGATCGGCGAGCGGCTGTTCATCAGTGGCAAGACCGCGAGCGTGCACGTGTCGGCGATCCTGCGCAAGCTCGGGGCCGCGACCCGCACCGAAGCCGCCGTCCGGGCGGGTGCGGTACGGTGAGCGGCGTGACGAGCCTCGACGACATCCCCTTCACCACCATGGACGGCGGCACCTCCTCGCTCGGCGCATATGCCGGGCGTGCGCTGCTGATCGTGAACGTCGCCTCCCGCTGTGGCCTCGCGCCGCAGTACGCCAAGCTCGAAGAGCTGCAGAAGACGTACGCCGACCGGGGCCTCACGGTGCTCGGCTTCCCGAGCAACCAGTTCCTTCAGGAGCTCTCGACGAACGACGCCATCAAAGAGTACTGCTCCACGACGTGGGGCATCAGCTTCCCGATCGTCGACCGCGTGCGGGTCAACGGCAAGCACGAGCACCCGCTGTACACCGAACTGAAGAAGGCGCCCGACGCCGAGGGCAAGGCCGGCCGGGTCACGTGGAATTTCGAGAAGTTCCTCGTCGCCCCCGACCGCAGCGTGAGCCGGTTCCGGCCGCGCGTCGAGCCCGACGACCCCGCCGTCATCGCGGCGATCGAGGCGGCGCTGCCGGCATGAGGCCGGGCCCCCGCCGGAGTATCAAGCAGTCCGACATCGTCGCCGCCGCGTTCGAGATCCTCGAGCAGAGCGGCTTCGCCGCCGTCTCGATCCGCGGCGTCGCGGCCGCCCTCAACCTCACGCCGACGGCCATGTACACGTACTTCCCGAGCAAGCAGGAGCTGCTCAGCGCCATGGTCGAGGAGCTGTTCGCGGGCGTGCTCACCGAGCCCGGCACCGGCGAGCGCCGCCGGGCCGAGCCGAGGGCGGCGGCCGGATCGGGTGACGCGGATGCGTCGACCGAGAACCTGCTCGCCGCTGCGATCGAGCTGCGGGACCGGCTGCGAGCGCATCCGGGCGCGGTCTCGCTCGTGACGGTGAGCGGTGTCGCGGGCGTCGGCACGATCGCGCTCATCGAGCGTCTCGGTCAGGGATTCGCCGCGGTCGGACTTCCCGCCGACGACGCGGCGCGCGCCGCGCATGCGTTCCTCGCCCACACGATCGGGCAGGTCGCGCTCGAGCAGGCGTGGGGCGAGGCATCCGACGACGTCACGGAGACGACCCTCTGGAACGACGAGCCGACCCGGCCCATCGCCGACGCCGGCGAACGCCTCGGCCTGCGCGCCGGCGACGACGAGGAGTTCCGCATCTCTGCCGGTCGTCTCCTCGCCGCCTGGCTCCGCTGACCGCGCGCGATGAGTGCCCCGGCGCCGCGACGAGCTGCCCCGCTCGCGCCGAGCCGCCCCGTTTCGCGTGCCGAGCGGTCGCAGATGGTGGGTCCGTTCGCTCGCACCCACCATGGGCGACCGCTCGTGGTGAAGGGGGCAGCCACGGTCGGCGTGTCGATCGATCGAGCCCAACCGAGCGGTCGCAGATGGTGAGTTCCGAGCGCTCGCACCCACCATCGGCGACCGCTCGACGGGAGATCGCGGAGGGTCAGCGACCGACGCGGCGCACCGACGGGCGGCGGTAGCCGATGACGAGGGCGGCGGCGCCCGTGAGCGCGAGCAGGGCGGCCCAGACGATGCCGGTCGGGTCCCAGCCCGTCGCGGGGAGTCCGCCGCCGGCGGGCGTCGCGGGGGTGGTGGTCGTCGGGACGGGCGCCGGAGTCGTGGGTGGCGCGGTCGTGGGCGGGACCGTGGTCGGAGGGGCCGAGGTCGTGGGCGTCGCGGTCGTCGTCGTGGGGGCGGGGCCCGGCCGTTCGATGCACGAGAGCTCGGCGTCGAACGGGTATCCGTGCACCTCGCGCGGGGTGCCGACGGGACCTGAGGCCGGCATGCCGTGGATGAACTCGGCCGCGATCACATTGCCCTCGATGTTCTGCGTCACCTGCCAGTTCAGCACCGCGTTCGGGGCGTACAACGTGCCCTCGATCGAGTCTCCGCCCGTGACGGTGACCGCGGTCGCATCGGGGAAGTTCCACAGGATGAAGGGCGCGTTCGCGTTCGAGACCCCCGCGAGATTGGGCGTCGTGCCGAGGAACGTCTCGCCGGTCACGTTCACGAGCAGCGGGGTGTCGGGCGACGGTCCGCCATCGGGGAAGGAGATCTCACCGAGGCGGGCCAGGTCGTCCGCGGCGATCTCGAAGACGTTGGTCTGCCCCGGCACCAGGCGCAGCGCGCCCGAACCGCCCGCGGGGTACGGCGGCGTGATCGCCGCACCGGTGGTGTCGGTCAGATCGATGGTCGGCGTGCACAGACTCAGTTGCGCGGTCGTGTCGCGGTACAGGCCGAACGCGCCCGCGATGTCGAGCAGCTCGGTCGGCACCGGCTCGGCGATCGATTCCGGGGTCTGCGTGATCGTGCCCTCGATGCGGGGCTGGCTCTCGTACGTGGCATCCGGTTCGAACACATGCCACGCGACCGTCGCGCCGTTCTGATCGACGGTCGCTGCGGCGTATGTGGTCGTGTCCGCGATCTTCGCGAATCCGTTGTTGAGCACGCGCAGGATGAGACCGTCATCGTCCGGCCAGGTCACCCCGCCACCGACGTACAGGTAGACGGGCGACGTGTCGGGGGCCACCGTGATCGTCGCGGGCGGCACCGCGCCCGCCGCGATGTTGTATGCGCTGGTGAAGGCCAGATCGCCGCCGAGCGCGATCGTGCCCTCGGCCTCGTCGGCGTTCAGCTGCACGTCGCCCTCGACGAACACGAGGAACCCGCTGTTCGCCGGATGTCCGTTCAGGACCTGTGCGACCGGATTGATCGGCCCGATCGGATCGCCGGGCGCCGCGAGCGCCTGCGCCGAGAGCACCGCCCCCGCCGCGGTGAACGCGAGCATCGCGATGCCCGTCGCCGTCGTCTTCCGGATGATGTCGCCCCGATTCGCCACCATGCGGCTCAGCCTCCCAGAACGCGGTGAACTTGCCAAGGGTGCGCGCGCTGCGCACCGCGCACCGCGCATCGCGCGGCGCGCACCACACGACGAGGCGCCGACCCGACCGGGCCGGCGCCTCGCCGTGCCATCCGCTCAGGTCACTCTGCGCGCGGCGGGGTGATCCTGATCTGCGCCGTGGTGTTCTTGCGGTCGGCCTTCTTGACCTCGACGACGGTGCCGTAGCCCACGCCCGCGTCGGCCGGGTTGCCCGTGCCGAGGGTCGTGAAGCCGAGGTCCGTGCCGTACAGGTCGGTGGCCGGGCTGCCGTCGGCGTTCACGATGCGCGTCGAGTACGGCGCATTGCCGAGCGACGGAACCACGACCGAGCCGTCGACGTACCGGTAGAACAGGTCGCTGCCTGTGGCCTCGAGCAGGTCGGGCCGGTACTCG is a genomic window of Agromyces protaetiae containing:
- a CDS encoding helix-turn-helix transcriptional regulator, translating into MTTSVSSPEMVGRQADLAWLEGLLVAAREGAPRTAVLGGEAGIGKTRLLQEFTRGLGGDVRVLAGQSVDLGEVAAPYAPVKAALRALVAEVGAEAVLAAVGPGRSAITALLPEVATGEPGRDAPVPGGAAATGQLHEAIAVLLETLSRERPIVFVVEDLHWIDAASLALLRFLMRALTASRVLIVLTYRTEDVGRGHPVRAFLTEAERDRGVDRREITRLSRAQVRKLARLLTGEATDGTTPAEAMIENLFLRSEGVPFFVEELIGIDGCRDESGLPDTLRDLLLVRYERLSETAQELLRLISTGGVRVSHTLLSAVYVGSPAELDAAAREAVVAGVLTIDGDDYAFRHALVREAILADLLPGERARFHARYAEAYELASATGTRRLAAEISFHWLGAHDAVRAFPATIQAMREARAAAAYASAAQLGERAISLWEVVPDAERVAGMGKIELMGRTASHLRNAGESERSLALVRAALAECPDDDAQVPRLLRDQALVLSSLGRPGSAELLREALERLEGLDDPVSREFRATVLIALAGRLMIAGDFGAAVGVAEEALALATEVDAPRAVSVAKNILSVSRAERGEVAEGLEGLEAARELARGDGSALLRYWTNASDLHYLVGALHQAVRTAEEGLARAREQGLERSSGVILASNAVDPLFALGDWARADSLIERALGLDPPTSFTVYLIRARIWSLVWRGELDEASELYRASRPEMSQVMSLEMQARLAVGRVATELALETGDVAGAWREVAQLIDEPLLPHPGYALPYLWAAARVLAEARRVPDSVPELAGDGGREAEAALRDLLVRVSFWPTASVWAAFFEAELVDPADPDARRQAWNAAREAASAPETPVFLEPYALLRLGEAELAAGDRTAARDGLQAAFELADARGVGLVRTRVAEISAAAGLAVGDGGGPRRPTGSDAAVELTARERQVLELIAEGLSNKQIGERLFISGKTASVHVSAILRKLGAATRTEAAVRAGAVR
- a CDS encoding glutathione peroxidase, which codes for MDGGTSSLGAYAGRALLIVNVASRCGLAPQYAKLEELQKTYADRGLTVLGFPSNQFLQELSTNDAIKEYCSTTWGISFPIVDRVRVNGKHEHPLYTELKKAPDAEGKAGRVTWNFEKFLVAPDRSVSRFRPRVEPDDPAVIAAIEAALPA
- a CDS encoding TetR/AcrR family transcriptional regulator, with protein sequence MRPGPRRSIKQSDIVAAAFEILEQSGFAAVSIRGVAAALNLTPTAMYTYFPSKQELLSAMVEELFAGVLTEPGTGERRRAEPRAAAGSGDADASTENLLAAAIELRDRLRAHPGAVSLVTVSGVAGVGTIALIERLGQGFAAVGLPADDAARAAHAFLAHTIGQVALEQAWGEASDDVTETTLWNDEPTRPIADAGERLGLRAGDDEEFRISAGRLLAAWLR
- a CDS encoding choice-of-anchor A family protein, yielding MVANRGDIIRKTTATGIAMLAFTAAGAVLSAQALAAPGDPIGPINPVAQVLNGHPANSGFLVFVEGDVQLNADEAEGTIALGGDLAFTSAYNIAAGAVPPATITVAPDTSPVYLYVGGGVTWPDDDGLILRVLNNGFAKIADTTTYAAATVDQNGATVAWHVFEPDATYESQPRIEGTITQTPESIAEPVPTELLDIAGAFGLYRDTTAQLSLCTPTIDLTDTTGAAITPPYPAGGSGALRLVPGQTNVFEIAADDLARLGEISFPDGGPSPDTPLLVNVTGETFLGTTPNLAGVSNANAPFILWNFPDATAVTVTGGDSIEGTLYAPNAVLNWQVTQNIEGNVIAAEFIHGMPASGPVGTPREVHGYPFDAELSCIERPGPAPTTTTATPTTSAPPTTVPPTTAPPTTPAPVPTTTTPATPAGGGLPATGWDPTGIVWAALLALTGAAALVIGYRRPSVRRVGR